From Pararhodobacter zhoushanensis, the proteins below share one genomic window:
- the araD gene encoding L-arabinonate dehydratase, whose protein sequence is MTFQPASWPRKLRSQEWYGGTSRDTIYHRGWMKNQGHPHDLFDGRPVIGILNTWSDLTPCNGHLRELAEKVKAGVWEAGGFPVEVPVFSASENTFRPTAMMFRNLAALSIEEQMRGQPIDGAVLLVGCDKTTPSLLMAAASTDLPSIVVTGGPMLNGYFRGERVGSGTHLWKFSEAVKAGEMTQEEFVEAEASMSRSSGTCNTMGTASTMASMAEALGMALSGNAAIPAVDSRRRVMAQLSGRRIVQMVKDDLKPSDILTKQAFENAIRTNGAIGGSTNAVIHLLAIAGRVGIDLTLDDWDRCGRDVATIVNLMPSGKYLMEEFFYAGGLPVVLKRLAEGGQLHRDALTVSGASIWDEVKDVINHNDDVILPLDQALAAQGGIAVLKGNLAPRGAVLKPSAASKHLLVHRGRAVVFEDIDDYKARIEDPDLDIDETCVMVLKNCGPKGYPGMSEVGNMGLPSKVLKKGITDMVRISDARMSGTAYGTVVLHTAPEAAAGGPLAVVRDGDMIALDVPGRSLHLDISDAELAERLAAWRPNHERPESGYAWLHQAHVEGADTGADLDFLKGCRGSPVGKDSH, encoded by the coding sequence ATGACTTTTCAACCGGCATCATGGCCAAGAAAGCTGCGCAGCCAGGAATGGTACGGCGGCACCTCACGCGACACGATCTATCACCGCGGCTGGATGAAGAACCAGGGCCACCCGCACGACCTGTTCGACGGCCGCCCGGTGATCGGCATTCTGAACACCTGGTCGGACCTGACGCCCTGCAACGGGCATCTGCGCGAGTTGGCCGAAAAGGTTAAGGCCGGCGTGTGGGAGGCCGGGGGTTTCCCGGTCGAGGTGCCGGTCTTTTCGGCCTCGGAAAACACCTTCCGGCCCACGGCAATGATGTTTCGCAATCTGGCCGCCCTCAGCATCGAGGAACAGATGCGCGGCCAGCCGATTGACGGCGCGGTGCTGCTGGTCGGCTGCGACAAGACCACGCCCAGCCTGCTGATGGCGGCGGCCTCGACCGATCTGCCGTCTATCGTGGTGACGGGCGGGCCGATGCTGAACGGGTATTTCCGCGGCGAGCGGGTCGGATCGGGCACGCATCTGTGGAAATTCTCGGAAGCGGTGAAGGCAGGCGAAATGACGCAAGAGGAATTTGTCGAGGCCGAGGCGTCGATGTCGCGTTCCTCGGGCACCTGCAACACGATGGGCACGGCCAGCACCATGGCCAGCATGGCCGAGGCGCTGGGCATGGCCCTGTCGGGCAACGCGGCGATCCCGGCCGTTGACAGCCGCCGCCGCGTGATGGCGCAACTGTCGGGGCGGCGCATTGTGCAGATGGTTAAGGATGACCTGAAGCCGTCCGACATCCTGACTAAACAGGCCTTTGAGAACGCGATCCGCACCAATGGCGCGATTGGCGGCTCGACCAACGCGGTGATCCATCTGCTGGCCATCGCGGGCCGGGTGGGTATCGACCTGACGCTGGATGACTGGGACCGCTGCGGGCGCGATGTGGCGACGATCGTCAACCTGATGCCCTCGGGCAAGTACCTGATGGAAGAGTTCTTTTATGCCGGTGGCCTGCCCGTGGTGCTCAAACGTCTGGCCGAGGGCGGGCAATTGCACAGGGATGCGCTGACCGTTTCAGGCGCCAGCATCTGGGACGAGGTCAAGGACGTCATCAATCACAATGACGACGTGATCCTGCCGCTGGATCAGGCGCTGGCGGCGCAGGGGGGCATCGCGGTGCTCAAGGGCAATCTGGCCCCGCGCGGCGCGGTGCTGAAGCCGTCGGCGGCGTCAAAACATTTGCTGGTGCACCGGGGCCGGGCGGTCGTGTTCGAGGACATCGACGACTACAAGGCGCGCATCGAAGACCCCGATCTGGACATCGACGAAACCTGCGTGATGGTGCTCAAGAATTGCGGACCAAAGGGGTATCCGGGCATGTCCGAGGTCGGCAATATGGGCCTGCCGTCCAAGGTGCTGAAAAAGGGCATCACCGATATGGTGCGCATTTCCGACGCGCGCATGTCGGGCACCGCCTATGGCACCGTGGTGCTGCATACCGCGCCCGAAGCGGCGGCGGGCGGGCCGCTGGCCGTGGTGCGCGACGGTGATATGATCGCGCTGGATGTGCCGGGGCGCAGCCTGCATCTGGATATTTCCGACGCGGAACTTGCCGAACGGCTGGCCGCGTGGCGGCCCAACCACGAGCGCCCCGAAAGCGGCTATGCGTGGCTGCATCAGGCGCATGTCGAGGGGGCGGATACCGGGGCGGATCTGGATTTCCTCAAAGGGTGCCGGGGATCTCCGGTCGGAAAGGACTCGCATTGA
- a CDS encoding LysR family transcriptional regulator, whose translation MTLAHRLKPAHLRLILKIAETGKLQTAATSLAMSQPAASRMLSEIETLAEAELFERHAKGMTPTLAGAAFVRHARVIVQGFDRLDLEVSDLKSGRGGMVRIGSVTGPVAGSLVPAIRQVKTRAPTIEITIEVAPSVSLVRGLVEGNFDFIIARLPPDADSRDFRVYPARDEVVTLMVRQDHPMAGRQNVSLSDLTGYEWVIQERGSPIRRAVDGAFHANRLAMPSHITNSSSLLVALAILEKSDAISPQSREVAQLLTRDGLNARLSMLDIDQDIFVAPFFLIQLEGRKLSRIAEIVLETLLREI comes from the coding sequence ATGACCCTTGCCCATCGCCTGAAACCCGCGCATCTGCGGCTGATCCTGAAGATCGCCGAAACCGGCAAATTGCAGACGGCCGCCACCAGTCTGGCGATGTCGCAGCCCGCCGCCTCGCGCATGCTGTCCGAGATCGAAACCCTTGCCGAAGCGGAATTGTTCGAGCGTCACGCCAAAGGCATGACCCCCACCCTGGCCGGTGCCGCCTTTGTCCGCCACGCGCGGGTGATCGTGCAGGGCTTTGACCGCCTTGACCTTGAGGTGTCAGACCTGAAAAGCGGGCGTGGCGGGATGGTGCGCATCGGCTCGGTGACCGGGCCGGTTGCGGGTTCGCTGGTGCCCGCGATCCGTCAGGTGAAAACCCGGGCGCCGACCATCGAGATCACCATCGAGGTCGCGCCCTCGGTCTCGCTGGTGCGCGGGCTGGTCGAGGGGAATTTCGACTTCATCATCGCCCGCCTGCCCCCCGATGCCGACAGCCGTGATTTCCGCGTCTACCCGGCCCGCGACGAGGTGGTTACCCTGATGGTGCGGCAAGATCACCCGATGGCGGGCCGCCAGAACGTCAGCCTGAGCGACTTGACCGGCTATGAATGGGTGATCCAGGAACGCGGTTCGCCCATCCGCCGCGCCGTGGACGGGGCGTTCCACGCCAACCGGCTGGCGATGCCGTCGCATATCACCAACAGCTCGTCCTTGCTGGTGGCGCTGGCGATTCTGGAGAAATCCGACGCCATCTCGCCGCAGTCCCGCGAGGTTGCGCAGTTGCTCACCCGCGATGGGCTGAACGCCCGGCTGAGCATGCTGGATATCGATCAGGATATCTTTGTCGCGCCCTTCTTCCTGATCCAGCTTGAGGGTCGCAAACTGTCACGGATCGCTGAAATCGTGCTGGAAACGCTGCTGCGCGAAATATGA
- a CDS encoding dihydrodipicolinate synthase family protein codes for MKHPLTGILPVAPTPFHADGRVDEEGMRRVLDCMIDQGVDAICILANYSEQFLLSDDERALLMRLSLEHVAGRVPVIVTISHFHTGIVVERARAAQAMGASMVMMMPPYHGVGLVPGELGIWEHFAAVSDAISIPIMVQDAPLSGVTLSVPLLVRMAREIENVSYFKMETPFAADKLAALIAAGGADIVGPFDGEEAVTLLADLDAGATGTMTSALQPEMIRPIVTRYRSGDIDGALAQWKLCLPLINHENRQCGLRAAKTVMKAGGVIGSDAVRHPLQPMSERTHTRLLQLAGELDLIALRWGK; via the coding sequence ATGAAGCATCCGTTAACAGGTATCCTGCCCGTCGCGCCGACGCCCTTCCATGCCGATGGTCGGGTCGATGAAGAGGGCATGCGCCGCGTGCTCGACTGCATGATCGATCAGGGCGTCGATGCGATCTGCATTCTGGCGAACTACTCGGAACAGTTCCTGTTGTCGGATGACGAGCGCGCCCTTTTGATGCGCCTCAGCCTTGAGCATGTCGCCGGGCGGGTGCCGGTGATCGTCACCATCAGCCATTTCCACACCGGCATCGTTGTCGAGCGTGCCCGCGCCGCGCAGGCGATGGGGGCCAGCATGGTGATGATGATGCCGCCCTATCATGGCGTGGGTCTGGTGCCGGGAGAGCTGGGGATCTGGGAGCATTTCGCGGCGGTGTCGGACGCCATTTCGATCCCGATCATGGTGCAGGACGCGCCGCTGTCGGGGGTGACATTGTCGGTGCCGCTGCTGGTCCGCATGGCGCGCGAGATTGAGAATGTCAGCTATTTCAAGATGGAAACGCCTTTTGCCGCCGACAAACTGGCGGCGCTGATCGCGGCCGGAGGGGCTGATATCGTCGGGCCGTTTGATGGCGAGGAGGCCGTCACCCTGCTTGCCGATCTCGATGCAGGTGCGACGGGCACGATGACCTCGGCCCTGCAGCCCGAGATGATCCGTCCCATCGTCACCCGCTACCGCTCGGGCGACATCGACGGCGCGCTGGCGCAATGGAAGCTGTGCCTGCCGCTGATCAACCACGAAAACCGCCAATGCGGGTTGCGGGCGGCCAAGACGGTGATGAAGGCGGGCGGGGTGATCGGCAGCGATGCGGTGCGCCATCCGTTGCAGCCGATGTCCGAGCGTACGCACACACGGTTGTTGCAACTGGCGGGTGAGCTGGATCTGATCGCACTACGCTGGGGGAAATGA
- the mmsA gene encoding multiple monosaccharide ABC transporter ATP-binding protein, translating into MPALLEMRSITKTFPGVKALDRVTLSVRQGEIHALVGENGAGKSTLMKVLSGVYPAGSYDGEIHYDGALAQFRSTADSEARGIIIIHQELALVPLLSIAENLYLGNELARGGVINWHETNKRTEALLRKVGLTEPPTTLVDRLGVGKQQLVEIAKALSKEVRLLILDEPTAALSESDSQALLDLMLELKAQGVTQIIISHKLNEIRRVADTITVIRDGSTVSTLDATAQAVSEAQIVRDMVGRDMANRYPEREPRAGEMLLEVKNWNVWHPEHADRQVIRNISFTVRAGEVVGIAGLMGSGRTELAMSLFGRSYGRNISGEVRLHGQPVNVSTVTGAIAAGLAYVTEDRKSLGLVLDETIERNITLANLPAVSSAGVLNMAEETRVAEGYRAAMNIRTPSVFQHVVNLSGGNQQKVVLSKWLFAGPEVLILDEPTRGIDVGAKFEIYGIINDLSRDGKGVVMISSEMPELLGMCDRIYVMNEGALVGELSAAEASQERIMSLIVNTQENSHAIG; encoded by the coding sequence ATGCCTGCGCTGCTTGAGATGCGGTCGATCACCAAGACGTTTCCGGGCGTCAAGGCGCTGGACAGGGTGACCCTGTCGGTGCGGCAGGGGGAAATTCACGCGCTGGTCGGCGAAAACGGCGCCGGGAAATCCACGCTGATGAAGGTGCTGTCGGGGGTCTATCCCGCAGGCAGCTATGACGGCGAGATCCACTATGACGGCGCGCTGGCGCAGTTTCGCTCGACGGCGGACAGCGAGGCGCGTGGGATCATCATCATTCACCAGGAACTGGCGCTGGTGCCGCTCTTGTCGATTGCCGAGAATCTGTATCTGGGCAACGAGCTGGCGCGCGGCGGGGTCATCAACTGGCACGAGACCAACAAGCGCACCGAGGCGCTGCTCAGGAAAGTCGGGCTGACCGAACCGCCGACCACGCTGGTGGACAGGCTGGGCGTGGGAAAGCAGCAACTGGTCGAAATCGCCAAGGCGCTGTCGAAAGAGGTCCGGCTGCTGATCCTCGACGAACCGACCGCCGCGCTCAGTGAATCCGACAGTCAAGCGCTGCTGGACCTGATGCTGGAGCTGAAGGCGCAGGGCGTCACCCAGATCATCATCAGCCACAAGCTGAACGAAATCCGCCGGGTGGCCGATACGATCACCGTGATCCGCGACGGCTCGACGGTCTCGACACTGGACGCCACCGCGCAGGCGGTCAGCGAAGCCCAGATCGTGCGCGACATGGTCGGTCGCGACATGGCCAACCGCTACCCCGAACGAGAGCCGCGCGCGGGCGAGATGCTGCTTGAGGTGAAGAACTGGAACGTCTGGCACCCCGAGCATGCCGACCGTCAGGTGATCCGCAACATAAGCTTCACCGTCCGCGCCGGCGAAGTGGTGGGGATCGCGGGGCTGATGGGCTCGGGCCGTACCGAACTGGCGATGAGCCTCTTTGGCCGGTCCTACGGTCGCAACATCTCGGGCGAGGTGCGGCTGCATGGCCAGCCGGTCAATGTCTCGACCGTGACGGGCGCGATTGCCGCAGGGCTGGCCTATGTGACCGAGGACCGCAAAAGCCTGGGGCTGGTGCTGGATGAGACCATCGAGCGCAACATCACCCTGGCCAATCTGCCCGCCGTGTCCAGCGCCGGAGTGCTGAACATGGCCGAGGAAACCCGCGTCGCCGAAGGCTACCGGGCGGCAATGAACATCCGCACACCCAGCGTGTTTCAGCATGTGGTGAACCTGTCGGGCGGCAACCAGCAAAAGGTCGTGCTGTCAAAATGGCTGTTCGCCGGGCCTGAGGTGCTGATCCTCGACGAGCCGACGCGCGGCATCGATGTCGGTGCCAAATTCGAGATTTATGGAATTATCAACGACCTGAGCCGCGACGGTAAAGGGGTGGTGATGATCTCGTCCGAGATGCCCGAGCTGCTGGGCATGTGCGACCGGATCTACGTCATGAATGAGGGCGCGCTGGTCGGCGAGTTGTCCGCCGCCGAGGCCAGCCAGGAGCGCATCATGTCGCTCATCGTGAACACACAGGAGAACAGCCATGCAATCGGCTGA
- a CDS encoding Gfo/Idh/MocA family protein: MDIALIGIGKIARDAHVPAIAASPDWDLAATVSRQGRVEGVQDYPDLDTLFAQRPDIRVVSLCLPPVPRFAYAVQALSAGRHVMLEKPPGATLAEVHALEALARAHRVSLFATWHSREAAGVAAAKSWLAGRALRSLRVVWKEDVRRWHPGQDWIWEPGGMGVFDPGINALSIVTEILPVPIHVSSAVLEVPENRQTPIAATLEFFHPAGAKVSAVFDWRHEGVQSWTIEAETDAGQMRLTKGGAHLSVDGVEGMDSADPTLDGEYPRLYAKFATLIQRGGSNVDLAPLRLVADAHVLGRRVAAAPFTW, translated from the coding sequence ATGGACATCGCGCTGATCGGCATCGGCAAGATCGCGCGGGACGCGCATGTGCCCGCCATCGCCGCCAGCCCGGATTGGGATCTGGCCGCGACGGTCTCGCGTCAGGGGCGGGTTGAGGGTGTGCAGGACTACCCGGATCTGGACACGCTGTTTGCGCAGCGCCCGGATATTCGCGTCGTCTCGCTTTGCCTGCCGCCGGTGCCGCGCTTTGCCTATGCGGTCCAAGCGCTTTCTGCCGGTCGGCATGTGATGCTGGAAAAACCGCCGGGCGCGACGCTGGCCGAGGTTCACGCGCTGGAAGCGCTGGCGCGCGCGCACCGCGTTTCGCTGTTCGCCACGTGGCATTCGCGCGAAGCGGCAGGCGTGGCGGCGGCGAAAAGCTGGCTGGCCGGGCGGGCGCTGCGCAGCCTGCGCGTGGTGTGGAAAGAAGACGTGCGCCGTTGGCATCCGGGTCAGGACTGGATCTGGGAACCCGGCGGGATGGGGGTTTTTGACCCCGGCATCAACGCGCTGTCCATCGTGACCGAGATCCTGCCGGTGCCGATCCATGTCTCGTCGGCGGTGCTCGAGGTGCCAGAAAACCGCCAGACGCCGATTGCCGCGACGCTGGAGTTCTTCCACCCCGCCGGGGCCAAGGTCAGTGCGGTGTTCGATTGGCGCCATGAGGGGGTGCAGTCGTGGACCATCGAGGCCGAGACCGACGCGGGCCAGATGCGTCTGACAAAGGGCGGCGCGCATCTGTCGGTGGACGGGGTCGAGGGGATGGACAGCGCAGACCCGACGCTGGACGGCGAATATCCCCGGCTCTACGCCAAATTCGCCACGCTTATTCAGCGCGGCGGCAGCAACGTCGATCTTGCGCCCCTGCGGCTGGTCGCCGACGCTCATGTTTTGGGGCGTCGCGTCGCGGCTGCCCCGTTCACGTGGTGA
- the chvE gene encoding multiple monosaccharide ABC transporter substrate-binding protein, whose protein sequence is MKFTALLASVATSLVLTSGAYATTIGIAMPTQSSSRWISDGRSMVALFEAAGYDTDLQYAEDDIPNQLAQIENMITRGVDVLVIAAIDGTTLSNALENAAASGIHVIAYDRLIRDSGHVDYYATFDNFQVGVLQATSLVEGLNERFGDGPYNVELFGGSPDDNNAYFFYNGAMSVLQPLIDAGTITVASGQQGMETVGTLRWDGAVAQSRMDNILSAYYTENQVHGVLSPYDGLSIGILSSLRGVGYGSGDLPMPIVSGQDAEIPSVKSIIAGEQYSTVFKDTRELARVTVGMVEALINGTEPEINDTSTYDNGVLVVPSYLLSPVSVDASNWEGVLLGSGYYTAEQLN, encoded by the coding sequence ATGAAATTCACCGCGCTTCTGGCGTCGGTGGCGACGTCGCTTGTGCTGACAAGCGGCGCCTATGCCACCACCATCGGCATCGCCATGCCGACCCAATCATCGTCTCGCTGGATATCGGACGGACGTTCGATGGTCGCGCTGTTCGAGGCCGCCGGCTATGACACCGATCTGCAATATGCCGAAGATGACATTCCCAACCAGCTGGCGCAGATCGAGAACATGATCACGCGCGGCGTGGATGTGCTGGTGATCGCCGCCATCGACGGCACCACCCTGTCCAACGCGCTGGAAAACGCCGCGGCGTCGGGCATCCATGTCATCGCCTATGACCGCCTGATCCGCGACAGCGGGCATGTGGACTATTACGCGACCTTCGACAACTTTCAGGTCGGTGTGCTGCAGGCCACTTCGCTGGTCGAGGGCCTGAATGAGCGCTTTGGCGACGGCCCCTATAACGTCGAACTTTTCGGCGGTTCGCCGGACGACAACAACGCCTATTTCTTCTACAACGGCGCCATGTCGGTGCTGCAACCGCTGATCGACGCGGGCACGATCACAGTTGCGTCCGGTCAGCAAGGCATGGAAACCGTCGGCACGCTGCGCTGGGATGGTGCCGTGGCGCAGTCGCGGATGGATAATATCCTGTCGGCGTATTACACCGAAAATCAGGTGCATGGCGTGCTCAGCCCCTATGACGGGCTGTCCATCGGTATCCTGTCGTCGCTGCGCGGTGTGGGGTACGGCTCGGGCGATCTGCCGATGCCGATCGTCTCGGGGCAGGACGCCGAAATCCCTTCGGTCAAGTCGATCATCGCCGGTGAGCAGTATTCGACCGTCTTCAAGGACACCCGCGAACTGGCCCGCGTGACCGTCGGCATGGTCGAAGCGCTGATCAACGGCACCGAGCCCGAGATCAACGATACCTCGACCTATGACAACGGCGTGCTGGTGGTGCCCTCGTACCTGCTTTCGCCGGTGTCAGTCGATGCGTCGAACTGGGAAGGGGTGCTGCTGGGCTCGGGCTACTACACCGCCGAACAGCTGAACTGA
- a CDS encoding aldehyde dehydrogenase (NADP(+)) gives MRSEPHGKHLIAGAWVGAETTFSSAPATGPAYRFSAGSAALVDAACQAAEDAFWSYGYTSRETRAAFLEAIAEEIEARGALLTATSNAETGLPAARLDGERGRTTGQLRLFASHIRAGDYLDRRVDPALPDRQPAPRPELRMIERPVGPVAVFGASNFPLAFSTAGGDTASALAAGCPVVVKGHEAHPATTELVAEAILAAITRCGVHPGTVSVVQGGSIAVGVALVQHPLITAVGFTGSLGAGRALFDLCAARRNPIPFFGELGSVNPMFLLPAALAARGAQIAAGWTGSLTLGAGQFCTNPGVIVAVKGADSDAFIAKATATLDGAAAQTMLTDGIANAYRKGRDQIAGSAGVQAALTSVCDRRNATPCLFVTTGADWLANEALGHEVFGPLGLIVQVADAEEMRAVARSLQGQLTCTLQMDEADTEMAQGLMPILERKAGRLLVNGYPTGVEVCDAMVHGGPYPASTNFGATSVGTLAIRRFLRPVCYQNLPAALLPRDLE, from the coding sequence ATGCGCTCTGAACCGCACGGCAAACACCTGATCGCGGGGGCATGGGTGGGGGCAGAAACGACCTTCTCCTCGGCCCCGGCCACCGGCCCGGCCTATCGCTTTTCCGCCGGATCGGCGGCGCTGGTTGATGCCGCCTGTCAGGCCGCCGAGGATGCCTTCTGGTCCTATGGTTATACCTCGCGCGAAACCCGCGCCGCGTTTCTTGAGGCGATAGCTGAGGAAATCGAGGCGCGCGGCGCGCTGCTCACCGCCACCAGCAACGCCGAGACCGGCCTGCCCGCAGCCCGGCTTGATGGCGAGCGTGGACGCACCACCGGCCAGTTGCGCCTGTTTGCCAGCCACATCCGCGCGGGCGACTACCTTGACCGGCGCGTCGATCCCGCCTTGCCGGACCGCCAGCCCGCGCCCCGGCCTGAACTGCGGATGATCGAGCGCCCGGTCGGTCCGGTCGCGGTGTTCGGTGCGTCGAACTTTCCGCTCGCGTTCTCGACTGCCGGGGGCGACACCGCCTCGGCCCTTGCCGCGGGCTGTCCGGTGGTCGTCAAAGGGCACGAGGCGCATCCCGCCACCACCGAACTGGTCGCCGAGGCGATCCTTGCAGCGATCACCCGCTGCGGCGTGCATCCCGGCACGGTGTCGGTCGTGCAGGGCGGCAGCATCGCGGTCGGCGTCGCGCTGGTGCAGCATCCGTTGATCACCGCAGTCGGCTTTACCGGCTCACTGGGCGCGGGCCGGGCGCTGTTTGATCTGTGCGCGGCGCGGCGCAACCCGATCCCGTTCTTTGGCGAACTGGGCAGCGTGAACCCGATGTTCCTGCTCCCCGCCGCGCTGGCCGCGCGCGGCGCGCAGATCGCGGCGGGCTGGACCGGATCGCTGACCCTGGGCGCAGGGCAGTTCTGCACCAACCCCGGCGTGATCGTGGCCGTCAAGGGCGCGGACAGTGACGCCTTCATCGCCAAGGCGACGGCCACACTGGACGGGGCCGCCGCGCAGACCATGCTCACCGACGGCATCGCGAACGCCTATCGCAAGGGCCGCGACCAGATCGCGGGATCGGCGGGGGTGCAGGCGGCGCTGACCTCGGTCTGCGACCGGCGCAACGCGACGCCCTGTCTCTTCGTGACCACCGGTGCCGACTGGCTGGCGAATGAGGCGCTGGGGCATGAGGTCTTCGGCCCGCTGGGTCTGATCGTGCAGGTCGCGGATGCCGAGGAAATGCGCGCCGTTGCCCGCTCGTTGCAGGGCCAGCTGACCTGCACGCTGCAGATGGACGAGGCCGACACCGAGATGGCCCAAGGCCTGATGCCGATCCTCGAGCGCAAGGCGGGGCGGCTCTTGGTTAATGGCTATCCCACCGGCGTGGAGGTTTGCGACGCAATGGTGCACGGCGGGCCGTACCCGGCCAGCACCAATTTCGGCGCAACCTCGGTCGGTACGCTGGCGATCCGGCGGTTCCTGCGACCGGTGTGCTACCAGAACCTGCCCGCCGCGCTGCTGCCACGGGATCTGGAGTGA
- a CDS encoding aldose epimerase family protein has protein sequence MLDGRVLALDRNEAGRTTLHGGSHGTGQANWRFEGHDATSCALSIRLPDGLDGFPGTLDLTARYSLDAEGALTLSLEAQTDAPTFCNFAPHSYWTLGAADGLADHRLRVTAETYLPTDAAEIPLGIQAPVAGTRFDFRSQRAVMVAGDAPLNHNLCLSGTPALRPVCWLSHGDVTLEIATDAIGLQLYDGVHINTGALRTHTGQPYRPHAGLAIEPQAWPDAPNQPDFPPITLRPGARWTQVSRYALTRRPGSDQERTKP, from the coding sequence GTGCTGGACGGGCGCGTGCTGGCGCTGGACCGCAACGAGGCCGGGCGCACCACGCTGCACGGCGGCTCGCACGGGACGGGGCAGGCGAACTGGCGGTTTGAGGGCCACGATGCCACCAGCTGCGCGCTGTCGATCCGGCTGCCCGACGGGCTGGACGGCTTTCCCGGCACGCTCGACCTGACCGCCCGCTACAGCCTTGATGCCGAGGGCGCGCTGACCCTGTCGCTGGAGGCGCAGACCGACGCGCCGACGTTCTGCAACTTTGCGCCGCATTCCTACTGGACCCTTGGCGCAGCCGACGGGCTGGCAGACCATCGCCTGCGGGTCACGGCTGAGACCTATCTACCCACCGATGCTGCCGAGATCCCGCTTGGCATTCAGGCCCCGGTCGCCGGAACCCGCTTCGATTTCCGCTCTCAGCGCGCTGTCATGGTGGCGGGGGATGCGCCCCTCAACCATAACCTCTGCCTGTCGGGCACACCCGCGCTGCGCCCGGTTTGCTGGCTGAGCCATGGCGACGTGACGCTGGAAATCGCCACCGACGCCATCGGCCTGCAGCTCTATGACGGTGTGCACATCAACACCGGTGCGCTGCGCACGCACACCGGCCAGCCGTACCGCCCGCACGCCGGTCTGGCCATCGAGCCGCAAGCCTGGCCCGATGCCCCCAACCAACCCGATTTTCCGCCCATCACGCTCAGACCCGGCGCGCGCTGGACGCAGGTTTCGCGCTACGCGCTGACCCGCCGCCCGGGGTCGGATCAGGAGAGGACCAAACCATGA
- the mmsB gene encoding multiple monosaccharide ABC transporter permease codes for MQSADTGTVRVQKNFGHYLKTHVRDYGLLFALIAIMLFFQVVTDGTLLRPINITNLFLQNSYIIVMALGMLVVIVSGNIDLSVGSVMGFIGAVAAVMVVQWHWPIYIAMPACLVVGLFIGAAQGYWVAYWKIPSFIVTLAGMLVFRGLSLWLLEGQSVGPFPSNFQALSTGFVPDIFGFERPTPNGTAVSAGIIAAGTIVWLSLRARFRKQQYGMETEPTAFFVARVTIVAGALVFVAYKLATFRGLPNVLISMAVLTVIYAFLTENTVIGRRIYALGGNQKAAKLSGIKTERLTFLAFVNMGMLAALAGLIYAARLNSATPKAGFAVELDVIAAVFIGGASMSGGVGKIVGAVVGAFIMGVMNNGMSIMGIGIDYQQVIKGLVLLAAVCFDVYNKGKQS; via the coding sequence ATGCAATCGGCTGACACCGGCACCGTGCGGGTGCAAAAGAACTTCGGCCATTACCTGAAGACCCATGTGCGCGACTACGGCCTGCTGTTCGCGCTGATCGCGATCATGCTGTTCTTTCAGGTGGTCACCGACGGCACGCTGTTGCGGCCGATCAACATCACCAATTTGTTCTTGCAAAACAGCTATATCATCGTGATGGCGCTGGGCATGCTGGTGGTCATCGTGTCGGGCAACATCGACTTGTCGGTCGGTTCGGTCATGGGGTTCATCGGCGCGGTGGCGGCGGTGATGGTCGTGCAGTGGCACTGGCCGATCTATATCGCCATGCCCGCCTGTCTGGTCGTTGGCCTGTTTATCGGTGCTGCGCAGGGCTATTGGGTCGCCTATTGGAAGATCCCGTCCTTCATCGTCACGCTGGCCGGGATGCTGGTGTTCCGGGGCCTGTCGCTCTGGCTGCTCGAAGGCCAGTCTGTCGGCCCGTTCCCGAGCAATTTTCAGGCGCTGTCGACCGGTTTTGTGCCCGATATCTTCGGGTTCGAGCGTCCCACGCCCAATGGCACCGCCGTTTCTGCGGGGATCATCGCGGCGGGCACCATCGTCTGGCTCAGCCTGCGCGCCCGTTTCCGCAAGCAGCAATACGGCATGGAGACCGAGCCGACGGCCTTCTTCGTCGCCCGCGTCACCATCGTGGCCGGAGCGCTGGTGTTCGTGGCCTACAAGCTTGCCACCTTCCGGGGCCTGCCCAATGTGCTGATCTCGATGGCGGTGCTGACGGTGATCTACGCTTTTCTGACCGAAAATACCGTGATCGGGCGGCGCATCTATGCGCTGGGCGGTAACCAGAAAGCCGCCAAACTGTCGGGCATCAAGACCGAGCGTCTGACCTTTCTGGCCTTCGTCAACATGGGGATGCTGGCCGCGTTGGCCGGTCTGATCTACGCCGCCCGGCTGAACTCGGCGACGCCCAAAGCGGGCTTCGCCGTCGAGCTGGACGTGATCGCGGCGGTGTTCATCGGCGGGGCGTCAATGTCCGGCGGGGTGGGAAAGATTGTTGGCGCGGTGGTCGGTGCCTTCATCATGGGGGTGATGAACAACGGCATGTCGATCATGGGCATCGGTATTGATTATCAGCAGGTTATCAAGGGTTTGGTCCTGCTCGCCGCTGTCTGTTTCGATGTTTACAACAAGGGCAAGCAGAGCTGA